The sequence CCTGAGAAGATAATTAGGCTTTACATCGATGATTATGAGGGACTTAGGGACTACATGATCAGGGGGGTGGCCCAAAAGCTTGGTTTAGAGGGATCTGCGGCTCAAGACTTCGTGACAGTTGCTAGGGCCATGTACAAGGTGTTCACAGAGTACGATGCAGAGCTTGTGGAGATAAACCCACTGGCATTAACAGCTGATGGGCAATTAATGGCCCTTGATGTTAAGGTCATGATCGACGACAACTCATTGTTTAGGCATCCAGACATCAGTGTTGAGGATAGTGACTACACAATGGAGGAACTTGAGGCGAGGAAGTACGGGCTTCACTACGTGGAGTTGACGGGCTACGTTGGGATCATGGCAAATGGCGCAGGCCTAACAATGGCTACAATGGACCTAGTTAAGGAGTTCGGGCATGAACCGGCTGACTTCCTCGATGTTGGCGGTGGCGCCAGTGAGGACTCAGTTAAGGAGGGACTGAAGATGCTGCTGACTGATGATAGGATAAAGGCGGTCCTAGTTAACATATTTGGAGGAATAACTAGGTGCGACGAGGTAGCAAAGGGAGTCGTTAGTGCCTTAAATGAAGTTAAGACCAACAAACCAATCTTCATTAGGCTTAAGGGCACTAACGAGGAGGAGGGCAAGAAGATACTGGCTGAGGTAGGACTTAAAACTTACGAAACAGCTGAGGAGGCAATGGAAGCACTATCAAAGGCGATAACGAGGTGATGGGGCATGGCAATACTCGTAAATGAGAACACCAAGGTCTTGGTCCAGGGAATAACGGGTAATGAAGGCTCAAGGCACGCGCAATATATGCTTCAATACGGCACAAAGGTAGCGGCTGGGGTAACACCAGGAAAGGGCGGACAGACAGTACAGGGAGTACCCGTATTCGACACTGTGGAAGACGCATTAAGGAAAATCCCCGACATAAACACCTCAATAATCTTCGTACCAGCCCGATTCGCCGCCGACTCAGTCTATGAGGCAATAGACGCCGGCATCAAACTAGTCATAATAATCACAGAGCACATACCA is a genomic window of Vulcanisaeta souniana JCM 11219 containing:
- the sucC gene encoding ADP-forming succinate--CoA ligase subunit beta; the encoded protein is MRLLEYKGKELLNKYGVKIPRGAIVKSPEDVQTLKALKFPLFAKSQVPFAGRAKMGLVRRVDTIKDAENAARDYLGKVIQDYPIRKVLFEEGVNVAKELYISITLDRENRGYLMLASTEGGIDIEEVAKKSPEKIIRLYIDDYEGLRDYMIRGVAQKLGLEGSAAQDFVTVARAMYKVFTEYDAELVEINPLALTADGQLMALDVKVMIDDNSLFRHPDISVEDSDYTMEELEARKYGLHYVELTGYVGIMANGAGLTMATMDLVKEFGHEPADFLDVGGGASEDSVKEGLKMLLTDDRIKAVLVNIFGGITRCDEVAKGVVSALNEVKTNKPIFIRLKGTNEEEGKKILAEVGLKTYETAEEAMEALSKAITR